The Onychomys torridus chromosome 4, mOncTor1.1, whole genome shotgun sequence genome includes a window with the following:
- the Prom2 gene encoding prominin-2 gives MMRSPGLVVPLLGLGLGLALSLPGAVAADCGSLSRAEHLAFHPVARTRLLTSRVRAPGPLDSLYGTVRRFLSVVQLNPFPSELIKALLNDPSSVKRDEVVRYEAGYVVCAVIAGLYLLLVPTTGLCFCCCRCRRRCGGRVKTEHKAMACERGTLMTFLLLTTLMLLIGMVCAFATNQYTHRQTGPSVEAVPETLLSLRGLVSDVPEELQAVAEQFSVPQEQVSKELDGAGEELGNIIHNQLKSTLYPVLASVHSLGQALQVSIDHLRALNTTSVELQEGQQDLAPPVQAHRERLLTLLQEGWCHGDCRGALNRASALQLDADFSQVPPVDDVLHRLKGVPEANFSSMVQEENATFNSLPLLIAVEMASVLKDLKKALAEQPEGVRMLAQGFPGSEAALRWSQALERLEQRSRPYLQEVQQYEKYRWILGCLLCSAILLVVVCNLLGLSLGIWGLFAREDPSHSETKGEAGARLLMAGVAFSFLFAAPLILLVFATFLVGGNVQTLVCRSWESGELYEFADTPGNLPPSMNLSYLLGLRKNISIQQAYRQCKAGAVLWNVLQLNDSYDLDKHLDIKQYTNKFQQELQNFKLDIKGLDLLSPAAHRDLEALQGSGLEKIHYRDFLVQIQKPVVKTDMEQLAQELEGLAQAQNDSVLRQQLQEEARELRSLYQEKVVPQQSLVAKLNLSVRALASSAPNLQVDTSEVLATVSHLKGELPAQTNLIIRNASECFLTRELGYFSQYVAWVREEVTQHIATCQPLSGALDNGHVILCDMMADPWNAFWFCLGWCTFFLIPSIIFAVKTSKYFRPIRKRLSSTSSEETQLFHIPRVTSLKL, from the exons ATGATGCGCTCGCCCGGCCTCGTGGTACCCttgctgggcctgggcctgggacTGGCCCTGAGCCTGCCCGGAGCTGTAGCAGCCGACTGCGGGTCCTTGTCGCGGGCAGAGCATCTGGCATTCCATCCGGTAGCCAGGACGCGATTGCTGACCTCTCGTGTCCGTGCCCCGGGGCCCCTGGACTCCCTCTACGGCACCGTGAGACGATTCCTGTCGGTAGTTCAGCTCAACCCCTTCCCGTCGG AGTTGATAAAGGCCCTGCTGAATGATCCATCCTCCGTGAAGAGGGATGAG GTGGTTCGGTATGAGGCAGGCTACGTGGTCTGTGCTGTGATTGCTGGCCTCTACCTCCTATTGGTGCCCACCACTGGGCTCTGCTTCTGTTGCTGCCGATGCCGCCGACGCTGTGGGGGCAGAGTGAAGACAGAGCACAAGGCCATGGCCTGTGAACGTGGCACCCTCATGACCTTCCTGCTGTTGACTACCCTCATGCTTCT GATCGGTATGGTCTGTGCTTTTGCTACTAACCAGTACACACACCGTCAGACAGGCCCCAGCGTGGAAGCTGTCCCTGAGACCCTGCTCAGCCTAAGAGGGCTGGTGTCCGATGTTCCTGAA GAGCTTCAGGCGGTGGCTGAGCAGTTTTCTGTGCCCCAGGAGCAAGTCTCAAAGGAGCTGGATG GTGCCGGTGAGGAACTTGGGAACATAATTCATAACCAGCTCAAGAGCACATTGTACCCGGTACTAGCATCAGTGCACAGCCTGGGCCAGG CCCTGCAGGTCTCCATAGACCACCTTCGAGCCCTGAACACCACCTCAGTGGAGCTGCAGGAGGGTCAGCAGGACCTGGCACCGCCTGTGCAAGCACACCGGGAACGCCTGCTCACCCTGCTTCAGGAGGGCTGGTGCCACGGGGACTGCAGGGGGGCCCTGAACCGGGCCAGTGCTCTGCAGCTGGATGCTGACTTCAGCCAG GTGCCCCCTGTGGACGATGTCCTGCATCGCCTGAAGGGTGTCCCAGAGGCCAACTTCTCCAGCATGGTCCAGGAG GAGAATGCCACCTTCAATAGTCTCCCGCTCCTGATTGCAGTGGAGATGGCCAGTGTGCTCAAAG ATCTGAAAAAGGCACTGGCTGAGCAGCCTGAAGGTGTGAGGATGCTGGCCCAAGGATTCCCAGGTTCCGAGGCAGCTTTGCGCTGGAGCCAGGCACTGGAGCGGCTGGAACAGCGCAGCCGCCCCTACTTACAGGAGGTACAACAGTATGAGAAATACAG GTGGATTTTGGGGTGCCTGCTGTGCTCTGCCATCCTGCTTGTAGTGGTCTGTAACCTGCTGGGCCTCAGCCTAGGCATCTGGGGGTTGTTCGCCAGGGAGGACCCCAGCCACTCAGAAACCAAAGGCGAGGCTGGAGCCCGTCTCCTCATGGC AGGTGTGGCCTTCAGCTTCCTCTTCGCAGCCCCCCTCATCCTCCTCGTCTTTGCCACTTTCCTGGTGGGTGGCAATGTGCAGACACTGGTGTGCCGGAGCTGGGAGAGTGGAGAGCTGTACGAG TTTGCAGACACCCCGGGGAACTTGCCCCCATCCATGAACCTGTCCTACCTTCTTGGCCTGAGGAAGAACATCAGCATCCAACAGGCCTACCG ACAGTGTAAGGCAGGGGCAGTACTCTGGAATGTTCTACAGCTCAATGACTCCTATGACTTGGATAAGCACTTGGATATCAAACAG TACACCAACAAGTTTCAGCAGGAGCTGCAGAACTTCAAGTTGGATATAAAGGGTCTAGACCTGTTGAGCCCCGCTGCCCACCGGGACCTGGAGGCTTTGCAGGGTAGCGGGCTGGAGAAAATCCACTACAGAGACTTCCTTGTACAG ATCCAGAAGCCTGTAGTGAAGACTGACATGGAGCAGCTGGCACAGGAGCTGGAAGGGCTGGCCCAGGCTCAA AATGACTCTGTACTGAGGCAGCAACTACAGGAGGAGGCCAGAGAGCTCCGCAGTCTCTACCAGGAGAAGGTTGTCCCCCAGCAGAGTCTTGTG GCCAAGCTCAACCTCAGTGTCAGGGCCCTGGCGTCCTCTGCCCCAAATCTGCAG GTGGATACCTCAGAGGTCCTCGCTACTGTCTCTCATCTAAAAGGAGAGCTGCCTGCCCAGACCAACCTCATCATAAGGAAT GCCTCTGAGTGTTTCCTGACCAGGGAACTGGGCTACTTCTCTCAGTATGTGGCGTGGGTGAGAGAAGAG GTGACACAGCACATCGCCACCTGCCAGCCCCTCTCTGGAGCCCTGGACAATGGTCATGTGATCCTATGTGACATGATGGCTGACCCCTGG AATGCCTTCTGGTTCTGCTTGGGGTGGTGCACCTTCTTCCTCATCCCCAGCATCATCTTCGCAGTCAAGACTTCCAAATACTTCCGTCCCATCCGGAAACGCCTCAG CTCCACCAGCTCTGAGGAGACACAGCTTTTCCACATCCCCAGGGTCACCTCCCTGAAGCTGTAG